The following DNA comes from Mastomys coucha isolate ucsf_1 unplaced genomic scaffold, UCSF_Mcou_1 pScaffold11, whole genome shotgun sequence.
CCAGCCTCAAGGGGGTGTTGGAGACTCATCTGATGACATCATGTCATTGGTCGGCCCACAGCAAAGCTGAGTGCTTTATAACTTCAGCAAACATTCCACGAGGACCTCTCCGTGCTGGGGGTGCCAGGGAAAGGGATGATTCAGaagtcccccccccacccccgggagAAGTGGGAGGAGCTAGGGTTGGAGGAGGATCCAGTGGTAGGACGGAAGAGAATGTAGTCCCAAAACAAAGCGAGCTTTGTCCAGTTCTCCTCGTTGTTTTATCTTGTTAGTTAACctattttgaatttcaaataacATTATAGAAGGGCCACGCTGAGAATTTTTATGCTTGGAGGCGGCAGCTAGggctgagaaaattaaaaaaaaaaaaaacaacaaaaaaaaaaacggggTTGAAACTCAGGTCTAGATCTTTATCAGCTGAGCAGGTGTGTGGaggtgacttgcccaaggtcaaaGGGTGAGGACTCTGAGTCCCCAGCCTACTCTACCCCCTCAGAAAGTGCCAGGGGGTGGTCCTTTGGCGGGAAGGTTATCTCAGCTAGTGATTAGGCTAGCCACGTGCTAGTgctaggagggagagaggcaggaaaatccAGGCCTCGCTCCACCCTCAACGTCCTCAGGGAAACAAGACGGGGCCCCAAAAGCCAGCGAAGAAGGCTTACGTGAGTCAGAAGCTCCGAGTTCAAGTTGGGACTAGCTTTTTGATGGGACCTTGAGCAAGCTTGGCCCTCACTGGGTCACAGAAAATCAGAGTTCAGTAAGGATCTCAAATGCTCTCCAACCCCATAGCGAAGGAGAAACTGGGACACAGAGGGACCAACGGAGAAGGTGAGGACTCAGAAAGGACATTGATAGGTAGGGAGTAGCCTTTGGCACCCACAGGACTCCCCGCTCCCTCCAAAACTTGTTCCCCAACAACAAGACTCCTATATCAACCTGATAAACAGATAAAGCCCTTTCCCGCAGGCCTTCTCAGAGCCTTGAGTCAGCTCAAGCATGCGGGAGCCAGCTGGAAAAAGCCACTTCTGACCACAGGATCCCTCTTCCAGGAAGCAACCTTGGGGGCAGAGGCTTCTGAGGAACGTCACTGCTTGCTGGCTGCGAGGCAGGCTGTGTACACAGCCGTCCACAAGACCTTGGCAGGGCGCCTCCATTCTCCTGACCTCCCCAGGTAGAATAGATTTGAACCCACAGAGAACTGAAACCAGCAAGAGGCCATGTTGCCTGGGCCCAGGGTCACTGGGATAGGGAGCCCAATTCCCCGGTTCCTCCTGGAGAAGCCACAAGCACTAAGTCACTAGAGATTCTCATCTCATCTCAGGCCTGCCCTGGTGCCTGCCTCCAGCCGGTCTAGTTAGTGTCCGAGTCCTCTGACTCGTGCAGGAGAGCCATAGACACCTCACCCACAAGCCTTACGTAGGGATTGGTCCATCCTTTTTTCTGTTTCGCTGATGCCCACTGTGAAGTCTGGTCCACGAAGTGGTACTCAGAGGCTGCCATCTACCCTGCCTGTTCTCAGACTCTGGTGTGGGCGAGCACGTGTCCAGGTGCTTGCATACAGAAGCCAGTGGAGGACATTGGTCGCCCTGTTCTGTCACTCTCGCTTAGTCCCTAGAGACAGAGTCGTTGACTGAACCTGACacttgtagttttgtttgtttgggtttttgtttgtttgtttgtttgtttgttttaagctaGACTACctataatcctcctgtctctgtccgtCTCCCCCTAAACAccgggattacaggcacatgcaacTATGCCCAACTttcatgtgggtactgaggagtgaaactcaggtcctcaggcttgctcaGTGAACATTCCCTCACTCAGTCACaccctgcccacccaccccccccaGCTCTTTCTTGAACTTCCTACACAAGCACTGTGGATCCTCCTTTGTGTGTTCTAATCAAGGATCTGTGCGTCGTCGTTGGGCAGCCGCGTTTGTtctctctgtggcttctgtttgGATTGGGATTTCCCCTTCAGACGACACGCCACAATGCTATCTTTCTGCCCTTCCAGGTCTCCACTCCAGGGCAGGGACCACCCTCTTTTAAGGCCCGTCTCCTGCCACCTTTGATCAACCTCACCAGGACCAGGagcaggtcctctgggagagagaaCCAATAGACtccctcagcctcagcactgAGGGCAGAGCCTTAATAGAGTCAAGGGTTGCCTTTTGCTCCACCATCTTCATCAGAGGAAGGGGCTGAGAAGGGTCCTGGAGCCCAGCCTGTCGTCTTCCCTGGCCCCAAGGTGGCATGGACTAGCAGTTGTGAGCAACCAAAGCTGATGCCCGGCCCCCAGGGGGGCACAGGAGCCCCCACCATGAGCCTGGGCAAACTGTCTCCTGTGGGATGGGTGTCCAGTTCCCATGGAAAGAGACGCCTGACAGCAGACATGATCAGCCCCCCGCTCGGGGACTTCCGCCACACCATGCATGTGGGCCGTGGTGGGGACGTCTTCGGTGACACCTCCTTCCTCAGCAACCACGGAGGCCGCTCTGGAAGCACCCACCGCTCACCCCGAAGTTTCCTGGCCAGGAAGCTCCAGCAGGTGCGCAGAGTTGGGGTGCCACCTCGAAGGGTGGCTTCCCCGGCTGCACCGTCCCCcgctccacctcccatctcacccATCATCAAGAATGCCATCTCCCTGCCCCAGCTCAACCAGGCCACCTATGACAGCCTGGTGGTGGGCAAGCTCAGCTTTGACAGCCCTCCGGCTAGCTCCACGGATGGCCACTCTGGATATGGTGAGGAACTGGGTTTATGGTCTCTTTCCTACTGTTGAGATTCAAGCCTAGAGAGATTCTGCCAAGCCTTCCGTCTTTCCCCACAGCTGTTTAATCTTCCAGTGGAAATCTGGCCCCCAGTCTAGGCTGAGGATGAGGGTGGTGGGTTTAGGGAGGTGGAGTGTCTCAGCCTGCTTACACAGAGGCTGAGCTAGAAATGGTATTCGCGTCTTAcatctctctaactctctctgtGACTCACACAAGCCTTTTTCCCATCTCTGGACTCTGTGGCCAGACCTCCCCTTTCTGGCTCCTAGCCATTAAGCCACCCCCAGTGTCAGAGAGTATCATGGCGAGGCTTTGAGCCCACTCTGGATTCTAGTCGTTGTTTTTCCGACCTCAGTGAGCACATGGACCCCCGAGCTCCGATCCTCACCTATAAAGGTCCCTTGGTCTCATTACTAAGATTCAATGAAGTcatgaggccagtctgatctacatagtgagttccagaacagactgGGCTACTACACTCTGGGGCAGCTAAGGGACCCcacccctgtctcaaaatgcaaaagaaaacatagaGTGAAATCACACACGCTGGTGCGCTGGGCTGTTTTAGCAGCAGATGCTAGGGGCAGAAGCTGTTACTTGAATAAAGGTTCCTGTAACGCGGCAAGTTGACCCAGGTGTGAATGCCACCCGGGCCTTGGCAGGATAACTCACCAGGGGACTGTGGGTTACTGCTGCCCCCTTGTGGTCATGTACTGCATTACAGTCTTGCTGCCACCGCAGGCACAAGGAACTCCATAGCCTGTCAGGCCTGGGAGTCGTGGAAGCAAGAGTTGGGCAGGTAAACTTTTGGAAGGCATGTGCCTGTCCTGAGAGCCTGTGATATCTATGTTCTGACCCTGGCCGGTCAGCATCAGAACCAGGAGCCATGGCCCAGTCCACACCAGGAACTGGGTGTCAAGATTCAGGCTGCATGCATAGTTCCACCCCGACAGACTAGCTTTAGATGATGTGTCTCAAGCCCAAACTgaacttccatttttatttgctCTTCTGCAAGCGAGGTTAGGGTTCATTTCACAGAGAGAGCATAGAAGGCTGTAGGGTCCTTACATTAGAAAAGCAGGCAAAATGGAGGTCAGCAGGGAGTACAGCTTACCGAGGGACACACCATAGATCGGGGTCTGACCCTTTGTCTCCAAGAACGGGCTAGGGACCCCACCCCTGaccttctccccatttctctGCTAGGCCTGGAGTCTGGGTTCTGCACCATCTCTCGCCTGCCACGAGTGGAAAAGCACAACAACCGTGACCGGGACCATGACCCGGACCGTTCTCAAGACCGAGAGCAAAGTTCTTTCCCCCCTgagcctaaccctaaccctgagctTCGACGCTCTGACTCTCTCTTGTCCTTCCGTTTTGATCTTGACCTTGGGCCCTCACTCCTCAGTGAGCTGCTAGGGGTCATGAGCCTTTCCGAAGCCCCAGCAGCTGAAACCCCAGCCCCTGCTGCTGCCAACCCCCCTGTTCCTGAAGCAAACCCTGCCCCTACTCCAAAACCCCCAGCCCATGCGATAACCACTCTAGACGCTGTGACAAGCCTTCCAGCCCCTGTGGCAGCTAGCTCCCCATCCCATGGACATTTCCCCAATGGGGTAACTGCTGTGTTGGGCCCTGTGGCTGAGGTAAAACCCAGTCCTGTGGGAGAGGGTCCCCAGGTACCCTCCAACATGGCCTTTGACAGGCGCGGAGCCAGCTGGGGGGCCAGCCGAGCCAGCCGCCACTACACTGAAATGGATGCTCGGAGGGAGCTGGCAGGGGTGTTACCCCAAGTTCATGGCTCCTGGGAGAGTCTGAATGAAGACTGGAGTGTGCCTCCAGCCAGCGGCAGGGCTCCTGTACCCAGCACGGTGCAGGTCAATGCCTTTGAATTTGCCGATGCTGAGGAAGACGATGAGGTCAAGGTGTGAGGGGCTGGCCGTGGCTTCAGGTTGTGCCAGCCTTGGGGCTCACAGGACAGAGGGGCCGAGTTCATCTGCCTAACAACTACATCTGTCCTCAAGACATTGTCAGCTGCCcaatgggagttgctccaaatcCTTCCTGGTCTATGCAAGGCGGGCATGGGTGAGGGGAGGGTCTCTGCTGACCTGACCCGGCTCCCTCCACTGTCCCTAGACCCACTAGCCCTTCAGTTATAACCTATGCCACCTCCTGTGGTCTGACAGTAATGGCCTTTGTGCCCCAGGATGCTTCCctagtggggtggggggtggggcaaggCCCACACAGGGCCATTGTCTATGAGTGGGACTGCCTGCCCCTGCTCATTGAGAGCT
Coding sequences within:
- the Cdc42ep1 gene encoding cdc42 effector protein 1 → MPGPQGGTGAPTMSLGKLSPVGWVSSSHGKRRLTADMISPPLGDFRHTMHVGRGGDVFGDTSFLSNHGGRSGSTHRSPRSFLARKLQQVRRVGVPPRRVASPAAPSPAPPPISPIIKNAISLPQLNQATYDSLVVGKLSFDSPPASSTDGHSGYGLESGFCTISRLPRVEKHNNRDRDHDPDRSQDREQSSFPPEPNPNPELRRSDSLLSFRFDLDLGPSLLSELLGVMSLSEAPAAETPAPAAANPPVPEANPAPTPKPPAHAITTLDAVTSLPAPVAASSPSHGHFPNGVTAVLGPVAEVKPSPVGEGPQVPSNMAFDRRGASWGASRASRHYTEMDARRELAGVLPQVHGSWESLNEDWSVPPASGRAPVPSTVQVNAFEFADAEEDDEVKV